One stretch of Pradoshia sp. D12 DNA includes these proteins:
- the menB gene encoding 1,4-dihydroxy-2-naphthoyl-CoA synthase yields the protein MAFDWVTIRTYEDILYERYNGIAKITINRPEVRNAFRPKTVMELIDAFSRARDDKEIGAIILTGAGDMAFCSGGDQKVRGHGGYVGEDEIPRLNVLDLQRLIRVIPKPVVAMVAGYAIGGGHVLHVVCDLTIAAENARFGQTGPKVGSFDAGYGAGYLARIVGHKKAKEIWFLCRQYDAQEALDMGLVNKVVPLEQLEKETVQWCEEMLEKSPTALRFLKAAFNADTDGLAGLQQLAGDATLLYYTTDEAKEGRDAFKEKRNPDFDQFPRFP from the coding sequence ATGGCTTTTGATTGGGTAACCATTCGTACATATGAAGATATTTTATATGAAAGATATAACGGTATTGCTAAAATTACCATCAACCGTCCAGAGGTACGCAATGCATTTCGTCCAAAAACAGTAATGGAATTGATTGATGCTTTTTCCCGTGCCAGGGATGATAAAGAAATAGGTGCTATTATTTTAACAGGCGCAGGTGACATGGCATTCTGTTCTGGCGGTGACCAAAAGGTTCGCGGTCATGGCGGATATGTGGGTGAAGACGAAATTCCTCGTCTGAATGTTCTTGATCTTCAACGCTTGATCCGTGTTATTCCAAAACCTGTTGTGGCAATGGTAGCAGGCTATGCTATTGGCGGAGGTCACGTACTGCATGTTGTATGTGATTTAACAATTGCTGCTGAAAATGCACGTTTTGGCCAAACCGGTCCTAAGGTTGGAAGCTTTGATGCAGGTTATGGTGCAGGATATTTAGCTCGAATCGTAGGCCATAAGAAAGCAAAAGAAATTTGGTTCTTGTGCCGTCAATATGATGCGCAGGAAGCACTTGATATGGGCTTGGTAAACAAAGTAGTTCCATTGGAGCAACTTGAAAAAGAAACGGTGCAATGGTGCGAGGAAATGCTTGAAAAGAGCCCAACTGCCCTTCGTTTCCTAAAAGCAGCTTTCAATGCGGATACCGATGGACTGGCTGGACTTCAGCAGTTGGCAGGCGATGCAACATTGCTTTATTATACAACAGATGAAGCCAAAGAAGGCCGCGATGCTTTTAAAGAAAAGCGCAATCCAGACTTTGACCAATTCCCACGATTCCCTTAA
- a CDS encoding o-succinylbenzoate--CoA ligase, translating to MKEFRGKVEKMLMHDTVVPQFLIQRAYVTPERTALSFEGEKWTFRELYEMAHLYAQKLTELGVAEGHVIGINMKNRPEMVFTIHALLLIGAKIVLLNTRLTDREKEWQLEDAQADFLISENEMLLDISVLRLEQLEKAKAKSFEEKKNLSFNQTATIMYTSGTTGKPKAVQQTMGNHYWSAIGSALNLGLRDDDKWLCFMPLFHISGLSILLRSVIYGIETVLQRGFDPVQANEAIWKEKITICSVVTNTLTRMLEDLGERTYPEEFRCMLLGGGSAPMALLKKATDKNTPVFQTYGMTETCSQIVTLAPEDATRKLGSAGKPLLPCEIKIIVDGRIAAVGVPGEIAVKGPNVTPGYLHGRAPESFQDGWFYTGDIGYIDEEGYLFVIDRRSDLIISGGENIYPAEIESVLMEHPFVKEAGVIGLSDDEWGAVPAAVIVPHPASHLQQTEIIEFCESRLARYKIPKKVVMGKELPRNASNKIVRRELINFFS from the coding sequence ATGAAGGAGTTCAGAGGGAAGGTTGAAAAGATGTTGATGCATGATACGGTTGTTCCGCAGTTTTTGATTCAACGGGCGTATGTGACTCCGGAGCGTACGGCTCTTTCATTTGAGGGAGAGAAGTGGACGTTTAGAGAGTTATATGAAATGGCCCATTTATACGCTCAAAAATTGACGGAGTTGGGTGTTGCGGAAGGTCATGTAATTGGAATTAACATGAAGAATCGGCCGGAGATGGTCTTTACGATACATGCTCTTCTCCTGATTGGCGCCAAAATTGTCCTATTGAATACTCGTTTAACAGATCGGGAAAAAGAGTGGCAATTAGAAGATGCTCAGGCTGATTTTCTCATATCAGAAAACGAAATGTTACTGGATATTTCCGTGCTAAGGCTGGAACAATTAGAGAAGGCTAAGGCAAAGTCATTTGAAGAAAAGAAGAACTTATCGTTTAATCAAACGGCAACTATTATGTACACATCAGGTACGACTGGTAAGCCTAAGGCCGTTCAGCAAACGATGGGAAACCATTATTGGAGTGCGATTGGGTCTGCTCTAAATTTAGGGTTGCGCGATGATGATAAATGGCTTTGCTTTATGCCGCTATTCCATATAAGTGGTTTATCTATCCTTTTAAGATCAGTCATTTATGGGATAGAGACTGTTTTGCAAAGAGGATTCGACCCTGTACAAGCAAATGAAGCTATTTGGAAAGAGAAGATTACGATTTGCTCGGTTGTGACGAATACTTTGACAAGAATGCTTGAAGATTTAGGAGAAAGGACATACCCTGAGGAATTTCGCTGTATGCTGTTAGGGGGCGGCTCAGCACCTATGGCGTTGTTGAAAAAGGCTACGGATAAAAACACACCTGTCTTTCAAACATATGGTATGACAGAAACATGCTCTCAAATCGTCACGCTGGCTCCTGAAGATGCAACGCGAAAACTGGGCTCTGCCGGTAAGCCATTATTGCCATGTGAGATAAAAATTATTGTGGATGGAAGGATTGCTGCAGTTGGTGTACCGGGAGAGATTGCAGTAAAAGGCCCAAATGTAACTCCGGGGTATCTTCATGGAAGGGCACCGGAATCTTTCCAGGATGGCTGGTTTTATACAGGTGATATCGGTTATATCGACGAGGAAGGGTATTTGTTTGTCATTGATAGACGCTCTGATTTAATTATTTCTGGTGGAGAAAACATTTATCCGGCTGAAATAGAATCCGTTTTGATGGAGCATCCTTTCGTAAAAGAAGCGGGAGTCATTGGTCTTAGCGATGATGAATGGGGAGCCGTTCCAGCAGCCGTAATAGTCCCCCATCCAGCGAGCCATTTACAACAGACAGAGATCATCGAATTTTGTGAATCTAGGCTGGCGCGATATAAAATTCCTAAAAAAGTAGTGATGGGTAAGGAGTTACCCCGTAATGCTTCAAACAAAATAGTGAGAAGAGAGTTAATTAATTTTTTTAGTTAA
- the menH gene encoding 2-succinyl-6-hydroxy-2,4-cyclohexadiene-1-carboxylate synthase has product MMANKLMLSINGVKYHVQLQGVGQPVLLLHGFTGSMNTWNTFIQDYKHCFQFISLDLLGHGLTEAPIDPDRYEMQKAAKDIKDILIALNIQSAHILGYSMGGRLALGFAVLYPEFVRTLILESSSPGLEHEGERLSRAHSDAQLAERIREYGIDSFVDDWEKIPLFASQERLSNGKKAEIRQERVSHTSIGLQNSLMGMGTGSQPSFWSELKEVDFPVLLLAGALDKKFVQLALKMQNCLNRCQFETINDTGHAIHVEEPKIFGRIVSEFIRGRN; this is encoded by the coding sequence ATGATGGCGAATAAACTCATGTTATCCATTAATGGAGTAAAGTATCACGTGCAATTGCAAGGAGTAGGACAGCCTGTACTTCTTTTGCATGGATTTACGGGTTCCATGAATACGTGGAATACATTTATTCAGGATTACAAACATTGTTTTCAGTTTATCAGTCTGGATCTATTAGGGCATGGTCTGACAGAAGCGCCTATTGATCCTGATAGATATGAAATGCAAAAGGCTGCTAAAGATATTAAGGACATTTTAATCGCTTTAAATATCCAAAGTGCACATATTCTTGGTTATTCGATGGGAGGGAGACTGGCATTGGGGTTTGCTGTTTTATATCCTGAATTTGTTCGGACTCTCATTTTAGAAAGCTCATCACCAGGCCTGGAACATGAAGGCGAACGACTGTCGAGGGCACATAGTGATGCACAATTGGCAGAACGTATCAGAGAATATGGGATAGATAGTTTTGTAGATGATTGGGAGAAGATTCCGTTATTTGCTTCACAAGAAAGACTGTCGAATGGCAAGAAAGCAGAAATTAGGCAGGAGAGAGTATCCCATACCAGTATTGGCTTGCAAAATAGTTTAATGGGAATGGGTACAGGCTCACAGCCCTCATTTTGGAGTGAATTAAAGGAGGTGGATTTTCCCGTTTTATTGCTCGCGGGAGCATTGGATAAAAAGTTCGTTCAATTGGCCTTAAAAATGCAGAATTGCCTTAATAGATGCCAATTTGAAACAATAAATGACACTGGCCATGCAATACACGTGGAAGAACCCAAAATATTTGGTAGAATAGTAAGTGAGTTTATTAGAGGGAGGAATTAG
- a CDS encoding DUF1540 domain-containing protein, producing MPNGVKCSVNSCHFWKQGNKCAAEKIQVNMYSEERAYKSGDTGCKTFRPADFL from the coding sequence ATGCCAAATGGTGTTAAATGCTCTGTGAATTCCTGCCACTTTTGGAAACAAGGGAATAAATGTGCAGCAGAAAAAATTCAAGTAAATATGTATTCAGAGGAACGTGCTTATAAAAGTGGCGATACTGGATGCAAAACCTTTCGCCCAGCTGACTTTTTATAA